A part of Drosophila bipectinata strain 14024-0381.07 chromosome 3L, DbipHiC1v2, whole genome shotgun sequence genomic DNA contains:
- the LOC108134084 gene encoding mitochondrial dicarboxylate carrier, with the protein MYNPPWWGGGVAGACCQLLTAPFDLLETRLVVDKEKRGLIKNMQWAIRKHGFFSLYDGVSAQILRQLTYTTMRFHLYQLGKQRFDDSRYFQKCILATFSGSIASSIGIPIELVNTRMHIDRTLPKDERWNYRHAFHGLYRVCRDEGFLALYKGGLFSIIRSSLSTIGQIASYDQAKEFYMRSFDFKHDQKLLHVISSVTAAIIYGPLIQPIENIRTLQMTHPGGMSDYVRHLLDFGTRGLFRGLVPCLLRSVPNTIIMFLLFEEFRVRFGNRK; encoded by the exons AT GTACAACCCCCCCTGGTGGGGCGGTGGGGTAGCTGGTGCCTGTTGTCAACTTTTAACGGCTCCCTTTGATCTCCTTGAGACGCGTTTGGTGGTCGACAAAGAAAAACGTggattgattaaaaatatgcAATGGGCCATCAGAAAAcatg GTTTCTTTTCCCTGTATGATGGAGTGAGTGCCCAGATATTGCGGCAGCTCACCTATACGACGATGCGGTTCCACCTGTACCAGTTGGGAAAGCAAAGGTTCGATGATTCCAGATACTTCCAAAAGTGCATATTGGCCACATTTTCGGGAAGCATAGCCAGTTCTATAGGTATACCTATAGAGTTGGTGAATACCAGAATGCACATAGACAGGACCTTGCCAAAGGATGAGAGATGGAACTACCGCCACGCCTTTCATGGTCTTTATCGTGTGTGCAGGGACGAAGGATTCCTGGCCCTCTACAAGGGCGGCCTCTTCTCAATTATACGTTCTTCCTTGAGCACCATTGGCCAGATTGCGTCCTATGATCAG GCCAAGGAGTTCTACATGCGATCCTTTGATTTCAAACACGACCAAAAGTTGCTGCACGTAATCAGCTCTGTGACTGCTGCTATTATATATGGACCACTTATCCAGCCCATCGAAAACATTCGAACCCTCCAAATGACCCACCCCGGCGGAATGTCGGACTACGTCCGGCACCTACTGGACTTCGGGACGCGAGGACTTTTCCGGGGATTGGTGCCTTGTTTGCTGCGATCAGTTCCAAATACGATCATAATGTTTTTACTCTTCGAAGAGTTTCGTGTACGTTTTGGAAATAGGAAATAG
- the Dic4 gene encoding mitochondrial dicarboxylate carrier isoform X1, which yields MFDDYGLRIPGSLDECAENPGDKVARWWFGGISCSAVSSVMAPIDIVKTHMQTQKRQRTILGTARKIIKRRGYIGFYDGFSAAVLQQMTSINIRFSVYEAGRQNYIVNDDSYLGKLLLGLLAGACGSICGIPADLINVRMQTDMKHPEHARRNYKHIFDALIRIPREEGILALYKGGSVATLKASLGTCSQISSYDILLIYDLYLKIKTEMQHRLAMHDSVPLHFFSSFVTSIISTTLTHPLDVMKTLMMTGRPGQFETFSQAAKHMMRFGYIGPFRGLLPTMVRKGPATVMVFVMYEQLRLHFGKCTLGGIKVN from the exons ATGTTTGACGACTATGGACTTCGAATTCCAGGATCGTTAGACGAATGCGCAGAGAATCCCGGGGATAAGGTAGCCCGGTGGTGGTTCGGAGGTATCTCCTGCTCGGCAGTTTCCTCCGTAATGGCTCCCATCGACATTGTGAAGACCCACATGCAGACTCAGAAACGGCAACGTACCATTCTGGGTACCGCCCGGAAAATTATTAAGAGGCGAG GTTATATCGGCTTTTACGATGGCTTCTCGGCGGCTGTGCTCCAACAGATGACGTCCATCAACATTAGATTTTCGGTTTACGAGGCTGGTCGGCAGAACTATATAGTCAATGATGATTCCTACCTGGGAAAACTTTTGTTGGGCCTTCTGGCTGGTGCCTGTGGATCGATTTGTGGAATACCAGCTGATCTGATCAACGTTCGGATGCAAACGGATATGAAACATCCCGAGCATGCTCGCCGCAA TTACAAGCACATCTTTGACGCCCTGATAAGGATTCCCAGAGAAGAGGGGATTCTCGCACTGTACAAAGGTGGATCGGTGGCAACTCTCAAGGCTTCTTTGGGAACATGCTCTCAAATCTCCTCCTATGACATT CTCTTAATTTATGATTTGTATTTAAAGATCAAAACGGAAATGCAACATCGACTCGCTATGCATGACAGTGTACCCCTGCACTTTTTCAGTTCTTTTGTGACCTCCATAATTTCAACCACTCTGACCCATCCACTGGACGTGATGAAGACCCTAATGATGACCGGGAGGCCAGGACAATTCGAAACATTTTCGCAAGCCGCCAAGCACATGATGCGCTTTGGATACATAGGACCCTTTCGGGGCTTGCTGCCCACGATGGTGCGCAAGGGTCCTGCCACAGTTATGGTATTTGTGATGTACGAACAGTTGAGACTTCATTTCGGAAAATGCACCTTAGGAGGGATAAAAGTAAACTAA
- the Dic4 gene encoding mitochondrial dicarboxylate carrier isoform X2, whose amino-acid sequence MFDDYGLRIPGSLDECAENPGDKVARWWFGGISCSAVSSVMAPIDIVKTHMQTQKRQRTILGTARKIIKRRGYIGFYDGFSAAVLQQMTSINIRFSVYEAGRQNYIVNDDSYLGKLLLGLLAGACGSICGIPADLINVRMQTDMKHPEHARRNYKHIFDALIRIPREEGILALYKGGSVATLKASLGTCSQISSYDIIKTEMQHRLAMHDSVPLHFFSSFVTSIISTTLTHPLDVMKTLMMTGRPGQFETFSQAAKHMMRFGYIGPFRGLLPTMVRKGPATVMVFVMYEQLRLHFGKCTLGGIKVN is encoded by the exons ATGTTTGACGACTATGGACTTCGAATTCCAGGATCGTTAGACGAATGCGCAGAGAATCCCGGGGATAAGGTAGCCCGGTGGTGGTTCGGAGGTATCTCCTGCTCGGCAGTTTCCTCCGTAATGGCTCCCATCGACATTGTGAAGACCCACATGCAGACTCAGAAACGGCAACGTACCATTCTGGGTACCGCCCGGAAAATTATTAAGAGGCGAG GTTATATCGGCTTTTACGATGGCTTCTCGGCGGCTGTGCTCCAACAGATGACGTCCATCAACATTAGATTTTCGGTTTACGAGGCTGGTCGGCAGAACTATATAGTCAATGATGATTCCTACCTGGGAAAACTTTTGTTGGGCCTTCTGGCTGGTGCCTGTGGATCGATTTGTGGAATACCAGCTGATCTGATCAACGTTCGGATGCAAACGGATATGAAACATCCCGAGCATGCTCGCCGCAA TTACAAGCACATCTTTGACGCCCTGATAAGGATTCCCAGAGAAGAGGGGATTCTCGCACTGTACAAAGGTGGATCGGTGGCAACTCTCAAGGCTTCTTTGGGAACATGCTCTCAAATCTCCTCCTATGACATT ATCAAAACGGAAATGCAACATCGACTCGCTATGCATGACAGTGTACCCCTGCACTTTTTCAGTTCTTTTGTGACCTCCATAATTTCAACCACTCTGACCCATCCACTGGACGTGATGAAGACCCTAATGATGACCGGGAGGCCAGGACAATTCGAAACATTTTCGCAAGCCGCCAAGCACATGATGCGCTTTGGATACATAGGACCCTTTCGGGGCTTGCTGCCCACGATGGTGCGCAAGGGTCCTGCCACAGTTATGGTATTTGTGATGTACGAACAGTTGAGACTTCATTTCGGAAAATGCACCTTAGGAGGGATAAAAGTAAACTAA